Proteins found in one Bremerella volcania genomic segment:
- a CDS encoding ArsR/SmtB family transcription factor, which translates to MAKKTTNKPPLEMDALGQAAECLKALAHPVRLRMVQLLLHGRYTVGEIAEDCGIAENLASEHLRLMQRCGFFTSERDGRRVYYSVAEPHLEDIMNCIESRFLTEAGK; encoded by the coding sequence ATGGCAAAGAAAACCACCAATAAACCCCCTCTGGAAATGGATGCCCTGGGCCAAGCGGCCGAGTGCTTAAAAGCATTGGCGCATCCGGTACGCCTGAGAATGGTCCAGCTTTTGCTTCATGGTAGGTATACCGTCGGCGAGATTGCCGAGGATTGTGGCATCGCCGAGAACCTGGCGTCCGAGCATCTTCGATTGATGCAACGATGCGGTTTCTTCACAAGTGAAAGAGATGGTCGACGAGTTTACTACTCGGTCGCTGAACCCCACTTGGAAGACATTATGAATTGTATCGAAAGTCGATTTCTGACAGAGGCTGGCAAGTAG
- a CDS encoding sulfatase-like hydrolase/transferase: MRALMGIVLLLLPNVLLAAERPANVVLIVSDDQGYHDLGSFGATDVRTPHLDRLAQQGTRLTSFYVAWNACTPSRAAFLTGRYPQRNGTYDMIRNDRVDDGYLYSPEEYAVSPEHILGMDEREVFLSNVLSDAGYACGCYGKWDGGQLKRFLPLQRGFDDFYGFCNTGIDYFTHERYGVPSMFAGNEPTTKDKGTYCTTLFRDHALKFIDQNYERPFFLYVPFNAPHSASNLDPEIRGSVQASPEYLAMYPEGKSRSEKRRRGYMAAVTEMDAAIGAIFERLDRYEISDNTLVIFFSDNGGSGTADNQPLQGRKSTMWEGGNRVPCLVRWPGQVPAGKTSDAFLTSLEVFPTACAATGTSLPSGVTLDGFDMLPVLQGKVDSPRKEMFWQRRDEVAVRLGDWKWIDSKKAKGLYYLPDDIGEENDLSEKHPDKVLTLKRRLTEWQQEMEAAEPRRPFRDF; encoded by the coding sequence ATGCGTGCGTTGATGGGAATTGTTCTGCTACTTCTGCCTAACGTTTTGCTGGCTGCCGAGCGTCCGGCCAATGTCGTGTTGATCGTCTCCGACGACCAAGGCTACCACGACTTGGGATCGTTCGGAGCGACCGATGTCCGCACGCCCCACTTGGATCGACTCGCCCAGCAGGGAACACGGCTTACCAGCTTCTATGTCGCTTGGAATGCCTGTACGCCATCGCGGGCCGCTTTCCTGACGGGACGCTATCCCCAGCGCAATGGCACCTACGACATGATCCGCAACGATCGCGTCGATGACGGGTATCTTTACTCGCCCGAAGAATATGCCGTGTCGCCGGAGCACATCCTGGGGATGGACGAGCGGGAGGTCTTTTTATCGAACGTACTAAGCGATGCCGGCTACGCATGTGGGTGTTATGGCAAATGGGATGGCGGCCAATTGAAGCGGTTCCTGCCGCTGCAGCGCGGGTTCGACGACTTCTATGGCTTCTGTAATACCGGCATCGACTACTTCACCCACGAGCGATATGGTGTGCCTTCGATGTTCGCGGGGAATGAGCCCACGACCAAAGACAAAGGGACTTACTGCACGACTCTGTTTCGAGACCATGCGCTCAAGTTTATCGATCAGAATTACGAGCGACCGTTTTTTCTCTACGTGCCGTTCAATGCCCCTCATAGTGCTTCCAATCTTGATCCTGAGATTCGCGGCAGCGTGCAGGCTTCTCCTGAGTATCTGGCCATGTATCCCGAAGGCAAGAGTCGATCCGAGAAGCGGAGACGCGGGTACATGGCCGCCGTCACCGAAATGGACGCGGCCATCGGCGCGATCTTCGAACGACTCGACCGCTATGAAATCTCCGACAACACTTTGGTGATCTTCTTTTCCGATAACGGCGGAAGCGGCACGGCCGACAATCAACCCTTGCAAGGTCGCAAGTCGACCATGTGGGAAGGGGGCAACCGGGTTCCCTGCCTTGTCCGTTGGCCAGGGCAAGTTCCCGCGGGAAAGACGAGCGATGCCTTTCTTACGTCCCTGGAAGTCTTCCCTACCGCCTGCGCGGCCACTGGTACATCTCTTCCCAGTGGAGTGACCCTCGATGGCTTTGACATGCTGCCGGTGCTTCAAGGCAAAGTCGATTCGCCTCGAAAGGAAATGTTCTGGCAACGGCGAGACGAGGTTGCCGTTCGCTTAGGCGACTGGAAATGGATCGACAGCAAGAAAGCCAAAGGCCTGTACTACTTGCCGGACGACATCGGGGAAGAGAACGATCTGTCTGAAAAGCATCCCGACAAAGTCCTGACGCTGAAGCGGCGGCTAACCGAGTGGCAGCAGGAAATGGAAGCCGCCGAGCCTCGTCGGCCATTTCGAGACTTCTAG
- a CDS encoding aldehyde dehydrogenase family protein, with the protein MILTTTAPVARPETQAFIDQDHQLLIDGQWVPAVNGKKFDVVNPADGKVIAQVAEGGQQDVNNAVAAARKAFESGPWPAMTASERGKMLWRLADLMEQHIEEFAEIESLDNGKPKAVAAAADVPLAIDLFRYMAGWATKIEGTTIPISVPYLDGAEFHSYTLREPVGVVGQIIPWNFPLLMAAWKLGPALAAGCTVVLKVAEETPLSALRLAHLVQEAGFPPGVVNVITGFGETAGAALSAHPDVDKVAFTGSTEVGKLIVKAAGETNLKKISLELGGKSPNIIMPDADIPAAIAGAANAIFFNHGQCCCAGSRLFVHRQHFDQVVEGVAEEAKKIKLGPGMHPDSNMGPMVSQIQQDRVCSYLDIGAKEGATAVCGGKRAESEGYFVEPTVLIDTHPNMKVIQEEIFGPVVAAVAFDDIEEVIATANDSIYGLAAAVWTKDISLGHRIAKRIKAGTVWMNCYNVFDASLPFGGYKQSGWGREMGHEAIQLYTQTKAVTLQLK; encoded by the coding sequence ATGATTTTGACGACGACTGCCCCGGTCGCGCGTCCTGAAACGCAAGCATTTATCGACCAGGACCATCAACTGCTCATCGACGGACAGTGGGTACCTGCGGTAAACGGAAAGAAGTTTGATGTCGTGAACCCGGCTGATGGCAAGGTGATTGCCCAGGTAGCCGAAGGTGGCCAGCAAGACGTCAACAACGCTGTGGCCGCCGCTCGTAAGGCATTCGAGAGCGGACCTTGGCCAGCGATGACCGCCTCCGAGCGAGGTAAAATGCTGTGGCGTCTGGCCGACCTGATGGAGCAGCACATCGAAGAGTTCGCAGAGATCGAATCGCTCGACAATGGAAAACCGAAAGCAGTTGCCGCTGCGGCGGACGTTCCTCTGGCAATCGATCTGTTTCGATACATGGCCGGCTGGGCCACCAAGATCGAAGGAACGACCATTCCAATCTCGGTCCCGTATCTCGACGGGGCAGAGTTCCACAGCTACACCCTTCGGGAACCGGTTGGCGTGGTCGGACAGATCATCCCTTGGAACTTCCCCTTGTTGATGGCGGCCTGGAAACTGGGGCCAGCACTGGCCGCGGGATGCACCGTCGTGCTTAAGGTGGCGGAAGAAACGCCGCTCAGCGCCCTGCGTCTCGCTCACTTGGTCCAAGAGGCTGGCTTCCCACCAGGCGTCGTGAACGTGATTACAGGCTTTGGCGAAACCGCCGGGGCTGCCCTCTCGGCCCATCCCGACGTCGACAAGGTGGCGTTCACCGGCTCGACCGAAGTCGGCAAGCTGATCGTCAAAGCGGCGGGCGAAACCAACTTGAAAAAGATCTCGCTTGAACTGGGTGGTAAGAGTCCCAACATCATCATGCCGGATGCCGACATTCCGGCCGCGATTGCTGGGGCGGCTAACGCGATCTTCTTTAACCATGGCCAGTGCTGCTGTGCCGGTTCCCGCTTGTTCGTTCACCGCCAGCACTTCGATCAAGTCGTCGAAGGGGTGGCCGAAGAAGCGAAGAAGATCAAGCTCGGCCCCGGTATGCATCCCGATTCGAACATGGGGCCGATGGTATCTCAGATTCAGCAAGATCGAGTTTGCAGCTATCTCGACATTGGAGCAAAGGAAGGAGCGACAGCCGTCTGCGGTGGTAAGCGGGCCGAAAGCGAAGGCTACTTCGTCGAGCCAACCGTTCTGATCGATACCCATCCCAACATGAAAGTAATTCAGGAGGAGATCTTCGGTCCGGTAGTTGCCGCGGTGGCATTTGACGACATCGAGGAAGTCATCGCCACCGCTAACGACAGCATCTATGGGCTGGCTGCGGCCGTTTGGACCAAGGATATCAGTCTGGGACACCGGATCGCCAAACGGATCAAGGCAGGCACCGTCTGGATGAACTGCTACAACGTGTTCGATGCCTCGCTTCCCTTCGGTGGCTACAAGCAATCAGGCTGGGGCCGCGAGATGGGGCACGAAGCGATTCAGCTGTACACACAGACGAAAGCGGTCACGCTGCAATTGAAATAA